The DNA segment GCTGATACTGAATTGCAATTTGAATTAAGCCAACAACTTCTGAATTTGAAAAAAGACATACCTTTAGGCTTTAACCTTAAAGATATTCGTTTACATAATGAGGCCAGTTAAAAAATTGTTACAATTTTTTAACCCTATTATCATCATATAATTTATAATCATTTTTTTATAATTATGTAATAATAAAGTTTATATTTTTTTGCAAGGATTGTTATGAACACCAAAGTAGTTTCGCGTATTGTCATCGCAGTTATTATTTATGGCATTTTTGCCGCTGCGGTAATGCATTTCTATAAAGACACCCCAGTAAAAATGGAGTGGGATGAGCGCGAGGGCTTCAACCGCCAGTATATTGCTAAATTAAAACTAGATAGCGCCAACCTTGATAAAATAATTATGGATATTGGTAGCCCTGATTTAACTGAAGCAAAAAAAGTTAAAACTGGTAACTATCAAGTCATGTTTTTTAGGACGCAACATAAACATTCTGATGGTATAACAACTCAAGATGA comes from the Thalassotalea nanhaiensis genome and includes:
- a CDS encoding DUF3192 domain-containing protein, giving the protein MNTKVVSRIVIAVIIYGIFAAAVMHFYKDTPVKMEWDEREGFNRQYIAKLKLDSANLDKIIMDIGSPDLTEAKKVKTGNYQVMFFRTQHKHSDGITTQDECTPLLFKDDILVGIGESAYLDYKQLKAIE